In one window of Solanum pennellii chromosome 2, SPENNV200 DNA:
- the LOC114075952 gene encoding pentatricopeptide repeat-containing protein At5g39350-like: MISGYCRNDSPKEALMIYRRIEDDGVHADCGTVLSVLPACGCLKNFEMGREVHSLVEQVVFWENLSVWKVVVDMYIKCGRMDKARSVFEKMIDRDVVT, translated from the coding sequence ATGATCAGTGGATATTGCCGAAATGATAGTCCTAAAGAGGCCCTAATGATTTACAGGAGAATTGAAGATGATGGTGTTCATGCTGATTGTGGCACTGTGCTTTCCGTGTTGCCTGCGTGTGGGTGCCTGAAGAACTTTGAGATGGGCAGAGAGGTTCACTCACTGGTCGAACAAGTAgttttttgggaaaatttgtCTGTTTGGAAAGTTGTAGTTGATATGTACATCAAGTGTGGAAGAATGGATAAAGCAAGGTCGGTTTTTGAGAAGATGATCGATAGAGATGTGGTTACTTAG